One genomic window of Methanoculleus horonobensis includes the following:
- a CDS encoding McrC family protein, with amino-acid sequence MSENQSTATLFEYQKYPYESSKTDSFKEGTLHLTDKTIELLDSLNSKRPILEIGRNTIKPLNYVGVVRVNGFTVQILPKLFAQESCPEQKTLAAANLLKMLFHTENVPITEVDPAGLDLRKMDLFEVFIHLFAKNLLNTIKISLKREYITNSDELRVVRGRIDFQHHINPARMHIIPCRYHELSVDNLLNRTLRYTCYLMSRTVSDFTTIRLLRSIVNLLDPVTLTPVSVAEIDRITFSRLNRIFEPYIRMCRIFLSRSSLTLQASKVEFFSLLIPMERLFEEFVSTVLAEDPTYFFGRYVPVRSQAIVGRLVKDANGTELFNMKPDIVIGYPQIEAVIDTKYKQLDSGDRKLGVSQADLYQMYAYAAKTNARRCMLLYPEVLFEQKQDFALTVRSVEGTDMDILLMIRAVRLSHDLNHQDGWEAFRSELREIVRPLIAEREPLTTTESGRAAAEG; translated from the coding sequence ATGAGTGAGAATCAATCGACAGCAACCCTCTTTGAGTATCAGAAGTACCCGTACGAATCCTCAAAGACGGATTCGTTCAAAGAGGGAACCCTTCACCTGACAGACAAGACCATCGAGCTGCTGGACTCCCTGAACAGCAAAAGGCCCATCCTTGAGATCGGTAGAAACACGATAAAACCGTTGAATTATGTCGGAGTAGTAAGAGTTAACGGCTTCACCGTTCAGATCCTCCCCAAACTCTTTGCACAGGAGAGTTGCCCGGAGCAGAAGACACTGGCAGCTGCGAATCTCCTCAAGATGCTTTTTCATACGGAAAACGTTCCCATCACCGAAGTGGACCCGGCAGGTCTCGATCTCAGGAAGATGGATCTCTTTGAAGTATTCATTCACCTCTTTGCAAAGAACCTGCTGAATACGATAAAGATCTCACTGAAGAGAGAATATATCACCAACTCGGATGAACTCCGCGTAGTTCGGGGACGGATAGACTTTCAGCACCACATAAACCCCGCTCGGATGCATATCATCCCCTGTCGATACCACGAACTCTCGGTCGACAACCTCCTGAACCGAACCCTCAGGTATACCTGTTACCTGATGTCCAGGACGGTCTCGGACTTTACGACGATTCGGCTGCTCCGTTCGATCGTCAACCTCCTCGATCCAGTAACGCTGACGCCGGTCTCTGTAGCAGAGATCGACCGTATCACATTCTCCCGGCTCAACCGCATCTTCGAACCCTATATCCGGATGTGCAGGATATTCCTCTCGAGATCTTCCCTCACCTTGCAGGCTTCAAAGGTCGAATTTTTCTCCCTGCTGATCCCGATGGAGAGGCTGTTTGAAGAGTTTGTTAGCACAGTCCTTGCAGAAGATCCGACCTACTTCTTCGGGAGGTATGTACCGGTCAGATCGCAGGCAATCGTGGGCAGGCTTGTTAAAGATGCGAACGGGACAGAGTTATTCAACATGAAACCGGATATCGTCATCGGATACCCGCAGATTGAGGCAGTCATCGATACCAAGTATAAGCAGCTGGATTCGGGCGACCGGAAGTTGGGCGTCTCACAGGCGGATCTCTACCAGATGTATGCATATGCAGCGAAGACAAACGCCAGGAGGTGTATGCTCCTTTATCCGGAAGTGCTTTTTGAGCAGAAACAGGACTTCGCCCTCACAGTGCGTTCCGTGGAGGGGACGGACATGGATATTTTGCTCATGATCCGGGCTGTCCGGCTCTCCCACGACCTCAACCACCAGGACGGGTGGGAAGCGTTCCGTAGCGAACTCCGGGAGATTGTCAGACCGCTTATCGCGGAGCGGGAACCCCTGACAACGACAGAGTCCGGCAGGGCTGCCGCAGAAGGATGA